A genomic region of Vibrio ziniensis contains the following coding sequences:
- the napA gene encoding periplasmic nitrate reductase subunit alpha, with amino-acid sequence MKMTRRAFVKANAAASAAAIAGVTLPASAANLIASTDQTKITWDKAPCRFCGTGCSVLVGTQNGRIVATQGDPEAPVNKGLNCIKGYFLSKIMYGKDRLTQPLLRMRNGEYAKDGDFTPISWDQAFDIMAEKWKASLAKKGPTSIGMFGSGQWTVMEGYAAAKMMKAGFRSNNIDPNARHCMASAVVGFMRAFGIDEPMGCYDDLEHADAFVLWGANMAEMHPILWSRLTDRRLSQQHVKVNVLSTYYHRSFELADHGYIFKPNTDLAIANFIANYIIQNDAVNWDFVNKHTNFKQAVTDIGYGLRDDHPLQKKAKNPNDGSMTSISFEEYKKSVAPYTAAKAAEISGVSEEKLITLAKQYADPNTKVMSLWTMGMNQHTRGVWMNNLVYNIHLLTGKIATPGNSPFSLTGQPSACGTAREVGTFAHRLPADMVVANPKHREIAEKVWKLPEGTIPPKPGFHAVLQDRMLNDGVLNCYWVQCNNNMQAGPNINGERLPGYRNPENFIVVSDPYPTVTAQAADLILPTAMWVEKEGAYGNAERRTQAWYQQVGTVGEAKSDLWQVMEFSKRFTMEEVWPEELLAKMPEYRGKTMFDVLFKNGQIDKFPVSEAREMNDDAHHFGFYVQKGIFEEYATFGRGHGHDLAPYDMYHQTRGLRWPFVDGKETQWRYKEGSDPYAKKGSGWDFYGKPDGKAWIISAPYEAPPEAPDAEHDLWLCTGRVLEHWHTGTMTRRVPELYKSFPDAVCFMHHEDAVARGLRRGDEILISNTRGEVRARVETRGRNKPPKGLVFVPFFDARILINKLILDATDPLSKQTDFKKCPVKITKVA; translated from the coding sequence ATGAAAATGACAAGACGAGCGTTTGTGAAAGCAAACGCGGCAGCATCAGCTGCAGCTATCGCTGGTGTGACTTTACCAGCTTCTGCTGCAAATCTGATTGCTAGCACAGATCAAACCAAAATTACCTGGGACAAAGCGCCTTGTCGTTTCTGTGGTACTGGCTGCTCAGTTTTAGTGGGTACGCAGAATGGTCGTATCGTGGCTACACAGGGGGATCCTGAAGCTCCGGTAAACAAAGGCCTAAACTGTATCAAAGGCTACTTCCTTTCTAAAATCATGTACGGTAAAGACCGCCTGACTCAACCTCTTCTTCGTATGCGCAATGGCGAATACGCTAAAGACGGCGACTTCACTCCGATATCTTGGGATCAAGCATTCGACATCATGGCTGAGAAATGGAAAGCGTCTCTTGCCAAGAAAGGCCCAACAAGCATCGGCATGTTTGGTTCTGGTCAATGGACCGTTATGGAAGGTTACGCAGCAGCGAAAATGATGAAAGCTGGCTTCCGTTCAAATAACATCGATCCGAACGCTCGTCACTGTATGGCGTCTGCCGTAGTGGGCTTCATGCGTGCATTTGGTATTGATGAACCAATGGGTTGTTATGACGACTTAGAGCATGCAGATGCGTTCGTGCTTTGGGGCGCGAATATGGCAGAAATGCACCCTATTCTATGGAGCCGCCTGACTGACCGTCGCTTGAGCCAACAACACGTTAAAGTAAACGTACTGTCTACTTACTACCACCGTTCTTTTGAGCTGGCTGATCACGGTTACATTTTCAAACCAAACACTGACCTAGCAATTGCCAACTTCATTGCGAACTACATCATTCAAAACGATGCAGTAAACTGGGACTTCGTTAACAAGCATACTAACTTCAAACAAGCAGTGACGGATATCGGCTATGGTCTACGTGACGATCACCCTCTTCAGAAAAAAGCGAAGAACCCGAACGACGGTTCAATGACCAGCATTTCGTTTGAAGAGTACAAAAAGTCCGTTGCACCATACACCGCTGCGAAAGCGGCTGAAATTTCAGGTGTGAGTGAAGAGAAACTGATTACGCTTGCGAAACAATACGCGGATCCAAACACGAAAGTGATGTCACTTTGGACTATGGGTATGAACCAACATACTCGTGGTGTGTGGATGAACAACCTTGTTTACAACATCCACCTATTGACCGGTAAAATTGCGACTCCGGGTAACAGCCCATTCTCGCTAACAGGTCAACCTTCAGCGTGTGGTACTGCACGTGAAGTAGGTACCTTTGCTCACCGTCTACCAGCAGACATGGTGGTTGCAAACCCTAAACACCGTGAAATTGCAGAAAAAGTTTGGAAACTACCTGAAGGTACAATTCCGCCAAAACCTGGTTTCCACGCAGTTCTTCAAGACCGTATGTTGAATGACGGCGTACTAAACTGTTACTGGGTTCAATGTAATAACAACATGCAAGCGGGTCCAAACATCAACGGCGAACGGTTACCGGGTTACCGTAACCCAGAAAACTTCATCGTCGTTTCTGACCCATATCCAACGGTAACAGCGCAAGCGGCTGACCTAATTCTTCCAACTGCAATGTGGGTAGAAAAAGAAGGTGCTTACGGTAACGCAGAGCGTCGTACTCAAGCGTGGTATCAACAAGTAGGCACAGTAGGCGAAGCGAAGTCTGACTTATGGCAAGTTATGGAGTTCTCTAAACGCTTCACGATGGAAGAAGTGTGGCCAGAAGAACTGCTAGCGAAAATGCCTGAATACCGTGGCAAAACTATGTTCGACGTACTGTTCAAAAACGGTCAAATCGACAAGTTCCCAGTAAGCGAAGCTCGCGAAATGAACGACGATGCCCACCACTTTGGCTTCTACGTACAAAAAGGTATTTTCGAAGAGTACGCAACCTTTGGTCGCGGTCATGGCCACGACTTAGCTCCATACGATATGTACCATCAAACTCGTGGTCTACGCTGGCCATTCGTTGACGGTAAAGAGACACAATGGCGTTACAAAGAAGGTTCAGACCCATATGCGAAGAAAGGCTCTGGCTGGGACTTCTACGGTAAACCAGACGGTAAAGCTTGGATCATCTCTGCACCATACGAAGCGCCACCAGAGGCACCAGATGCAGAACACGATTTATGGCTATGTACAGGCCGTGTGCTTGAGCACTGGCATACCGGTACTATGACTCGTCGTGTACCTGAACTTTACAAATCTTTCCCTGATGCTGTGTGTTTCATGCATCACGAAGATGCTGTAGCTCGTGGCCTACGCCGTGGTGATGAAATCCTGATTTCTAACACACGTGGTGAAGTTCGTGCTCGTGTTGAGACCCGTGGTCGTAACAAGCCGCCAAAAGGCTTGGTGTTCGTACCATTCTTTGATGCTCGCATTCTGATCAACAAGTTGATCCTAGATGCTACAGACCCACTTTCAAAACAAACGGACTTCAAGAAATGTCCAGTTAAAATCACGAAAGTGGCATAA
- a CDS encoding nitrate reductase cytochrome c-type subunit encodes MKKLLVALLSVGAVLSGVVFAQAELDLPGGTGGLESLRGSSLLEETRNADEMKKIPREQSLETDYVYQPPLIPHSIRNYEVTKDANKCLSCHSWKNAKDMGATKISVTHFLNREDAVLADVSPRRYFCLQCHVPQADAQPLVENDFKRVESLR; translated from the coding sequence ATGAAAAAATTACTGGTTGCACTGTTATCGGTTGGTGCTGTTTTATCGGGAGTCGTCTTTGCGCAAGCTGAGCTGGATCTTCCAGGCGGCACGGGTGGCTTGGAATCTCTACGCGGTTCTAGCCTTCTTGAAGAAACACGAAACGCTGATGAAATGAAGAAAATTCCTCGCGAACAATCTTTGGAAACGGATTATGTTTATCAGCCACCATTAATCCCACACTCAATTCGTAACTACGAAGTGACCAAAGATGCGAATAAGTGTTTGTCTTGCCACAGCTGGAAAAACGCCAAAGATATGGGCGCAACAAAAATTAGTGTAACGCACTTCCTAAACCGTGAAGATGCCGTACTTGCTGACGTGTCACCTCGTCGTTATTTCTGTTTGCAATGTCACGTACCTCAAGCGGACGCTCAACCTTTGGTTGAAAATGACTTTAAGCGTGTTGAATCACTTCGCTAA
- the napF gene encoding ferredoxin-type protein NapF, which yields MVDLARRRLFSRKTVEDTAIIMPWVKSAGSFTDDCTRCGKCVSACETDIIINGDGGFPTVDFGRGECTFCYQCADVCPEPIFLPQSSSPWHIKADIKQNCLAYQNVECRSCGETCDTMAIQFKLQLNKVAQPVINIDDCSGCGACVSVCPTASIHVSNTI from the coding sequence GTGGTCGATTTAGCCAGACGTCGATTGTTCTCGCGTAAAACTGTTGAAGACACAGCAATAATAATGCCGTGGGTGAAATCAGCTGGTTCTTTTACCGACGATTGTACACGTTGCGGCAAATGCGTCTCAGCTTGCGAAACCGACATCATTATTAATGGTGACGGTGGTTTTCCAACCGTCGATTTTGGCCGAGGCGAATGCACATTTTGCTACCAATGTGCGGATGTTTGCCCTGAACCTATCTTCCTTCCGCAGTCCAGTTCACCTTGGCATATTAAAGCTGATATCAAACAAAATTGTTTGGCTTATCAGAATGTTGAATGTCGTAGCTGTGGTGAGACATGCGACACAATGGCGATTCAGTTTAAGTTGCAGCTTAATAAAGTTGCACAACCAGTTATCAATATCGATGACTGCAGTGGTTGTGGCGCATGTGTTTCGGTGTGCCCAACAGCATCTATCCATGTGAGCAATACAATATAA
- a CDS encoding HupE/UreJ family protein: MKLSLSKIISAAALLAVSSPSFAHTGHAMHASFSEGFLHPLTGIDHLAALVLIGFFAASYSYQKSAQIIACFAAALMAGFFVGVEWSNASMVESLVAGSLIALPVALYEYRKTGAIKWLSMISIAAFSACHGLVQGAEAIGAVSEFGLGSLAASVMVMVGVNVMVKAIRNAVAQFASVKS, encoded by the coding sequence ATGAAACTATCTCTTAGCAAAATCATCTCTGCTGCCGCTCTGCTGGCTGTAAGTTCACCAAGCTTTGCTCACACTGGGCACGCAATGCACGCGAGTTTCTCTGAAGGATTTTTGCACCCATTAACGGGCATTGATCATCTTGCTGCACTGGTCTTGATTGGATTTTTTGCGGCAAGCTATAGCTATCAAAAATCGGCGCAAATTATTGCTTGTTTTGCTGCCGCGTTAATGGCCGGATTCTTTGTTGGCGTTGAATGGTCGAATGCATCAATGGTGGAATCTCTGGTTGCTGGCTCTTTGATTGCGTTGCCTGTTGCTTTGTATGAATACCGCAAAACAGGAGCAATTAAGTGGCTTTCTATGATCAGTATTGCAGCGTTCAGCGCTTGTCATGGCTTAGTACAAGGCGCAGAAGCGATTGGCGCAGTGAGCGAATTTGGCCTTGGTTCACTGGCGGCAAGCGTAATGGTGATGGTTGGCGTTAATGTAATGGTTAAAGCTATCCGCAATGCTGTTGCTCAGTTTGCCTCGGTAAAATCATAA
- a CDS encoding efflux RND transporter periplasmic adaptor subunit — protein sequence MANYSWIQRLLIVPPLVLGGIVLFVAPSMKAEPPKTEQAGGSKVVRVMKVKPLAIQPSAIGYGYTQPAQEWQAQAEVEGRVIWVSDNFKNGAFVAKGEPLLKLDDSAYQLAITKLNAELDVSKLKYQTIGVSYSIAEQDYKLQKEEYERSERLAKTGHLSQTEKDKAKRDLLSKQQLLQNLKNEQAITVAEQEVLNAELEIAMRDLSHTEVKAPYDIRITATNIDVEEYVNKGQALLQSDGMEAVEVLAQYSIGKMRPLRRATQVESFDNSLHSDLQATVTLTTGDKQVNWQGLVDRSGGLIDAQTQSQTLIIRVDEPYQQAQPGKKPPLIRDTFVKVTLKAPQLENQLIVPINAIHSGNVYVVKDNQLAIQPVEIDFTQGQIAVLKSGVSEGDMVVVSQLQPAVEGMKLKAQPDKAMVQWVSQQAAGGE from the coding sequence ATGGCTAACTACAGTTGGATTCAACGCTTACTTATTGTTCCCCCACTCGTATTGGGCGGTATTGTTCTCTTTGTCGCACCCAGTATGAAAGCTGAACCACCGAAAACCGAACAAGCGGGCGGTTCAAAAGTTGTACGAGTGATGAAGGTCAAACCTCTCGCCATTCAACCTAGCGCCATCGGCTATGGCTATACCCAGCCAGCTCAAGAGTGGCAAGCTCAGGCCGAAGTTGAAGGTCGAGTGATCTGGGTTTCAGACAACTTCAAAAATGGGGCTTTCGTTGCTAAAGGAGAACCATTACTAAAGCTTGACGACTCTGCCTATCAACTTGCCATCACCAAACTCAATGCCGAGTTAGATGTCTCCAAACTCAAATACCAAACCATAGGCGTTAGCTATTCGATTGCTGAACAAGATTACAAATTGCAAAAAGAAGAGTATGAACGTAGCGAACGCTTAGCCAAAACCGGTCATCTTTCTCAGACTGAAAAAGACAAAGCCAAACGCGATCTGCTCAGTAAACAGCAACTACTACAAAATCTGAAAAATGAACAAGCAATCACGGTTGCAGAGCAAGAAGTCTTGAATGCGGAGCTAGAGATTGCGATGCGCGATCTTAGTCATACCGAAGTCAAAGCCCCTTACGATATTCGAATTACCGCAACCAATATTGATGTCGAAGAGTATGTAAATAAAGGTCAAGCCCTACTCCAGTCAGATGGAATGGAAGCAGTCGAAGTGCTTGCTCAGTATTCGATTGGCAAAATGAGACCATTACGTCGCGCAACTCAGGTAGAGAGTTTTGACAATTCTCTTCATAGCGATTTGCAAGCTACCGTCACTCTTACCACAGGTGATAAACAAGTTAACTGGCAAGGGCTGGTTGACCGAAGCGGCGGTTTGATCGACGCCCAAACTCAAAGCCAAACACTGATTATTCGTGTTGACGAGCCTTATCAACAAGCGCAGCCGGGCAAAAAGCCGCCTTTGATTCGCGATACCTTTGTCAAAGTCACGCTAAAAGCACCGCAATTGGAAAACCAGCTTATTGTGCCTATTAATGCTATTCATAGCGGTAATGTCTATGTGGTTAAAGACAACCAGCTCGCGATTCAACCTGTTGAAATCGATTTTACTCAGGGTCAAATAGCGGTTCTGAAATCTGGCGTCAGCGAAGGAGACATGGTGGTGGTAAGTCAGCTACAACCAGCGGTCGAAGGCATGAAACTCAAAGCACAGCCAGATAAAGCCATGGTTCAGTGGGTTAGCCAGCAAGCAGCAGGAGGTGAATGA
- a CDS encoding NapC/NirT family cytochrome c, whose protein sequence is MKLLKAFWSKLTRPSKAAAGVVLFLGFSGGLLFWGAFNTGMEMTNTEEFCSGCHAPIVAEIQETVHYSNRSGVRAICSDCHVPHEWTDKIVRKVQASKELFAHYVTKTIDTPEKFRERRAHLAEREWARMKKNDSLECRNCHQFEFMDFSEQSERSVQQHSTALASGEKTCVDCHKGIAHNLPDMHGVEGWQ, encoded by the coding sequence ATGAAACTACTTAAAGCGTTTTGGAGTAAGTTAACAAGGCCAAGCAAAGCTGCGGCTGGCGTTGTCTTATTCTTGGGTTTTTCTGGTGGCTTGCTATTTTGGGGCGCATTTAACACGGGTATGGAAATGACTAACACAGAAGAGTTCTGTTCTGGTTGTCACGCTCCTATCGTTGCAGAAATCCAAGAAACGGTTCACTACTCTAACCGTTCAGGCGTGCGTGCAATTTGTTCTGACTGTCACGTACCACACGAATGGACAGATAAAATCGTTCGTAAAGTGCAGGCATCCAAAGAGCTGTTTGCGCATTACGTAACGAAAACAATCGATACTCCAGAGAAATTCAGAGAGCGCCGCGCGCACTTAGCAGAGCGTGAATGGGCAAGGATGAAAAAGAACGACTCACTTGAATGTCGTAACTGTCACCAGTTTGAATTTATGGATTTCTCAGAGCAAAGTGAACGTAGTGTTCAACAACACTCTACTGCCCTAGCGTCTGGTGAAAAAACCTGTGTCGACTGCCACAAAGGTATCGCACACAACCTACCAGATATGCACGGCGTAGAAGGCTGGCAATAA
- a CDS encoding TIGR02808 family protein: MSTLESIIWHVLGYSAMPVIILGGFVGVAAVSIGILSLTKDKES, encoded by the coding sequence ATGAGTACACTTGAATCCATTATCTGGCATGTCCTTGGTTACAGCGCAATGCCAGTCATTATCCTCGGTGGATTTGTTGGTGTTGCTGCCGTTTCCATTGGCATACTGTCACTGACGAAAGATAAAGAATCCTAA
- a CDS encoding AEC family transporter, producing MNPFVFTFSIIFSGFVLGLFFQRYLKQRSSLVSLVLTKIALMALIPFSVFVSLWQLSNIRTELLYLPLIGAAVIGAGTLVGILVARKNNLTPVQTGALVPVTALYNIGALGNLVLFITFGENGVAMMALFKLFEELTYFGLVFPYAKSKSQDEALKSTQNKQVWKDPIFLIAMCAISLGLLLNVSGVPRPEFLLSVSHWTIPVGTFLLIASVGLTFNLKGGKRWQKVALTATIARSAVAVVLVSILLSLFNLWGIEDHLVAKVCLILAVMPTAFMGTLPAVLYDLDKEVANTSWITSYFISMILTPIMLVFLSTI from the coding sequence GTGAACCCATTTGTCTTTACTTTCAGCATTATCTTCAGTGGTTTTGTGCTGGGATTGTTTTTTCAACGCTACCTTAAACAGCGCTCCTCCCTTGTCAGCTTGGTATTAACCAAAATAGCACTGATGGCGTTGATTCCATTTAGTGTATTTGTCTCTTTATGGCAGCTCAGCAATATTCGCACTGAGTTGCTGTACCTACCTTTGATTGGTGCTGCTGTTATTGGTGCGGGTACATTGGTGGGGATTCTTGTTGCAAGAAAGAATAACTTAACACCGGTACAAACTGGTGCGCTTGTGCCTGTTACTGCGCTGTATAACATTGGCGCTCTGGGTAACCTTGTTCTCTTTATTACCTTCGGTGAAAACGGTGTCGCTATGATGGCGCTGTTTAAGCTGTTCGAAGAGTTGACCTATTTCGGTTTGGTGTTCCCATACGCAAAATCCAAATCGCAAGATGAAGCCCTTAAATCGACACAGAATAAACAGGTGTGGAAAGATCCTATCTTCCTTATTGCAATGTGTGCGATTTCGTTAGGTTTATTGCTCAATGTTTCAGGCGTTCCTCGACCGGAGTTTCTGTTATCTGTAAGTCATTGGACAATCCCTGTGGGTACATTTTTGCTGATTGCCTCAGTGGGTTTAACTTTTAATTTGAAAGGCGGTAAGCGCTGGCAAAAAGTAGCATTGACTGCGACGATTGCCCGCTCAGCGGTTGCGGTGGTTTTGGTTTCGATTCTACTTTCACTGTTCAACCTATGGGGAATTGAAGACCATTTGGTTGCGAAAGTGTGTTTGATTTTGGCAGTGATGCCCACAGCATTTATGGGCACCTTACCCGCAGTACTTTATGATTTGGACAAAGAAGTAGCAAACACCAGTTGGATCACCAGTTACTTTATATCCATGATACTGACTCCAATTATGCTCGTTTTCCTAAGCACGATTTAG
- a CDS encoding efflux RND transporter permease subunit has product MMIAYFAQHKTAANVLMIAILLVGIYALPKMQKDTFPLAPTTNIEVKVSYPGASPKEVADEICIPLQDALDKINGIHEFTCDARENVAIGNVEINRNENIDILTSEVQQQVNAISDFPDRAERPTVTKLDRVASVVSIAITGPMSDQDLYWYANKIKQNLKANPDIAQVTISGFSAQEIEVSIASETLQQYGLSISDLANRIQQENVSIPAGTMRSDLSESSIRFDQLAKHVDDIGALMINSTTQLRLRDIATIEQKFALEEDKILFNRQRAALLQISKNQNQDTLKVREVVERLIDKERALAPQGVELTITQDVSVNIKERLRILGSNGVQGLILAFLALWAFFNIRFSFWVTVGLPVSFLGTLFIMLILGYTINMMTMVGLIVAIGILMDDSLIIAENIAAKREAGLPAIQAAIEGTKQVLPGVIASFATTIMVVGPLMFLTGNLGDILRYIPIVLMMTLIVSLFEAMFILPSHLAHHPDISNSNAIRNKITAGFEFVRDKGFVPLSVIAMRAPYLSIGILLFIVAATTATFPAGLLKFKAMPTLESDTLQARILLDQGSLLSQTESVVSKVENALKEIDAEYQEKFGEPLVNSITVMYNTNIDAFDSGPHMATVSADLLPAQFRQESIKDLIQSWKSKVGPTADVIALKFTDKERGVAGIGIDIRVQGNDPQELYAVNLALMKWLKQFDGVFNLSSDLRYGRDDIQVALKDQAGVLGVTAAQVAQTLRNAVKGNNDLTVFQDGEIVDIRVRQSDFLHQATIEELNDLLITANNGKLIPLMAVADLTQSKAFSRLNLVNGIPTATVQGNINTQVANAREIMLQFYKDFVPKMAQKYPEVSFASQGQDKESADTGSSLLTYFALGIIGVYLILVFLFKSFVQPFAVLLAIPMAWIGVVWGHLGLGIDLTIPSLVGFATLAGIVVNDNILLVTFVKDKVAEGQELRQACKLAIHDRFRAIVITSLTTFAGLLPLLTETSTQAQFLIPLIASIAFGLVSATLLAAVVVSCVLLILNDINPKLCGSDLALENAEHA; this is encoded by the coding sequence ATGATGATCGCCTATTTTGCTCAGCACAAAACGGCTGCCAACGTTTTGATGATTGCGATTTTGTTAGTGGGGATCTATGCCCTACCTAAAATGCAAAAAGACACATTTCCTTTAGCGCCAACCACCAATATTGAAGTAAAGGTCAGCTATCCGGGCGCATCACCCAAAGAAGTGGCGGATGAAATATGTATCCCCCTTCAGGACGCGCTAGATAAAATAAACGGCATTCACGAATTTACATGTGATGCGCGAGAAAATGTCGCCATCGGAAATGTGGAAATTAACCGTAATGAGAATATCGATATTCTCACCAGCGAAGTTCAGCAACAGGTCAATGCGATTAGTGATTTCCCCGATCGAGCAGAGCGCCCAACCGTGACTAAACTTGACCGTGTCGCTTCCGTCGTTAGCATCGCGATTACCGGCCCCATGTCTGATCAAGATCTCTACTGGTACGCGAACAAGATTAAGCAGAACTTGAAAGCGAACCCGGATATCGCACAAGTGACTATCAGTGGGTTTTCAGCGCAGGAAATTGAAGTCTCCATTGCGAGTGAAACTTTACAGCAATACGGCTTGAGCATCTCTGATTTGGCAAACCGAATCCAGCAAGAGAACGTCAGCATTCCAGCCGGCACAATGAGAAGTGATCTGTCTGAATCAAGCATCCGTTTTGACCAACTTGCTAAGCATGTCGACGACATCGGTGCTTTGATGATTAACAGCACCACTCAACTGCGTTTAAGAGACATCGCAACCATAGAGCAAAAGTTTGCCCTTGAAGAAGATAAGATTCTGTTTAACAGACAAAGAGCGGCGTTGCTGCAAATCTCCAAGAACCAAAATCAGGATACGCTTAAAGTGCGTGAAGTTGTTGAGCGTCTTATCGACAAAGAACGCGCGTTGGCTCCACAAGGTGTTGAACTTACCATTACACAAGATGTGAGCGTCAATATTAAAGAGCGTTTGCGTATTCTAGGCAGCAACGGTGTTCAAGGTTTGATCCTTGCGTTCTTAGCGTTATGGGCATTCTTCAATATCCGCTTTAGCTTCTGGGTAACAGTCGGTCTTCCCGTCTCTTTTCTCGGCACACTGTTTATCATGCTGATACTCGGTTACACCATCAACATGATGACCATGGTTGGGCTGATAGTCGCCATCGGTATATTGATGGATGACTCATTGATCATTGCTGAAAACATCGCGGCGAAACGTGAAGCGGGGCTTCCTGCGATTCAAGCTGCAATAGAAGGTACCAAACAAGTGCTGCCGGGTGTGATTGCCTCTTTCGCAACCACAATCATGGTAGTCGGTCCATTGATGTTTTTAACTGGCAACCTCGGTGACATACTCCGTTATATCCCGATTGTTCTGATGATGACGCTTATCGTGAGCCTATTCGAAGCCATGTTTATTCTGCCTTCTCATCTGGCTCATCATCCTGATATCTCTAACAGCAATGCCATTCGCAATAAAATAACCGCTGGCTTTGAGTTCGTTCGCGACAAAGGCTTTGTTCCCCTTTCCGTGATCGCAATGCGCGCACCTTATTTGAGTATTGGTATTTTGCTGTTTATCGTCGCAGCGACCACCGCCACCTTCCCTGCCGGTTTGCTCAAGTTCAAAGCCATGCCAACCCTTGAAAGTGACACTCTTCAAGCAAGAATATTGCTTGACCAAGGTAGCTTGTTATCACAAACAGAAAGTGTCGTGAGCAAAGTTGAAAACGCCTTAAAAGAAATAGATGCGGAGTATCAGGAGAAGTTTGGTGAGCCATTGGTCAACAGTATTACCGTTATGTATAACACCAATATTGATGCCTTTGATTCTGGTCCGCATATGGCTACGGTAAGTGCGGACTTGCTTCCCGCTCAGTTTCGTCAAGAAAGCATCAAAGACCTTATTCAAAGTTGGAAAAGCAAAGTTGGACCAACCGCAGATGTCATCGCACTCAAGTTTACAGACAAAGAACGGGGCGTTGCGGGTATTGGTATTGATATCCGAGTTCAGGGTAACGACCCACAAGAACTCTATGCCGTGAACTTAGCTTTGATGAAATGGCTCAAACAATTCGACGGTGTATTCAATCTTTCTTCCGATTTGCGATATGGACGAGACGACATTCAAGTCGCGCTCAAAGATCAAGCGGGCGTGCTAGGTGTGACAGCCGCACAAGTCGCTCAGACGCTGAGAAATGCCGTGAAAGGCAACAATGACCTTACTGTGTTCCAAGACGGGGAAATCGTTGATATACGGGTTCGTCAAAGTGATTTTCTTCATCAAGCAACCATAGAAGAACTCAATGATCTGCTTATTACTGCCAATAATGGCAAGTTGATCCCGTTGATGGCTGTCGCTGATTTAACTCAGTCGAAGGCTTTCTCGCGGCTTAACTTGGTCAATGGCATTCCAACGGCTACAGTTCAAGGCAATATCAACACCCAAGTCGCCAACGCACGCGAAATCATGCTGCAGTTTTATAAAGACTTTGTGCCTAAAATGGCGCAGAAATACCCAGAAGTCAGTTTCGCTTCTCAAGGGCAAGATAAAGAAAGTGCAGACACAGGCTCATCACTACTCACCTATTTTGCTCTCGGCATCATTGGCGTCTATTTGATCTTGGTCTTTCTGTTTAAAAGCTTTGTTCAGCCGTTTGCGGTGCTACTTGCCATTCCAATGGCTTGGATTGGTGTCGTATGGGGGCACTTAGGTTTGGGTATTGATCTCACTATTCCCAGCCTGGTTGGTTTTGCCACTCTCGCGGGTATTGTGGTCAACGACAATATATTGTTGGTCACCTTCGTCAAAGACAAAGTGGCAGAAGGTCAGGAGCTACGCCAAGCATGTAAGCTAGCCATCCATGACCGATTCCGAGCTATTGTGATCACCTCACTCACTACCTTTGCAGGCTTATTACCTTTGCTGACGGAAACCAGTACTCAGGCGCAATTCTTAATACCGCTGATTGCCAGCATTGCCTTTGGTCTGGTGAGTGCCACATTGCTTGCTGCCGTAGTGGTCTCTTGTGTGCTGCTCATTTTGAATGACATTAACCCCAAACTTTGTGGCAGTGATTTGGCATTAGAAAACGCAGAGCACGCGTAA
- a CDS encoding chaperone NapD, producing MSLNEVHISSLVVHVLPQHVESITAQIEEFDNAEVFGSSPEGKIVVVLETENQGFITDTIDAINNLTNVLSTVLVYHQIETDLEQLDEDTGFQQSQTEDEV from the coding sequence ATGTCACTGAATGAAGTGCACATTTCAAGTTTGGTGGTTCATGTGCTTCCACAGCATGTTGAATCAATAACGGCTCAAATCGAAGAATTCGACAATGCAGAAGTCTTCGGTTCTAGCCCTGAAGGCAAAATTGTGGTTGTTCTCGAAACCGAGAATCAAGGTTTTATTACTGACACTATCGATGCCATCAACAATTTAACTAACGTGCTCAGCACTGTTTTGGTTTATCACCAAATCGAAACCGATTTAGAGCAGTTGGACGAAGACACTGGATTTCAACAATCCCAAACAGAGGATGAAGTATGA